Proteins encoded together in one Chitinophaga sp. LS1 window:
- a CDS encoding anthranilate synthase component I family protein, translating into MLNWGNQCNICCFLDNNHYSSAYHRYEAILAAGAISTLTCNAGTAFSQLQQFYDTQSDWLFGHLGYDLKNEVFHGMTSGNADGLQLPDLFFFRPETVLLLKGKEVSIGGWNMDQEAAATIFDAVQHTEVHTVTKAVSNTEITAHMDREQYINSVRALQEHIHRGDCYEVNFCRENFIRDTDAAPIELFKRLNQLSPAPFSAYYHFDDQYLVCSSPERFLQKKGPLLISQPIKGTIKRDGDVLKDKERRLELLHNSKERAENVMVVDLVRNDLSHTALQGTVQVAELFGIYSFAQVHHMISTVTAMPDPNLPLTEPIRQAFPMGSMTGAPKKRVLELIEEYEQSKRGLYSGAVGYITPDGDFDFNVVIRSILYNAGNRYLSFQTGSAITYYASAEQEWEECLLKAAAMKKIITA; encoded by the coding sequence ATGTTGAATTGGGGCAACCAGTGCAACATCTGTTGTTTTTTAGACAACAATCATTATTCGTCTGCTTACCACCGGTACGAAGCTATATTGGCTGCTGGCGCTATCTCTACTCTCACCTGCAATGCCGGCACTGCCTTTTCACAACTGCAGCAATTTTACGACACGCAATCCGACTGGCTCTTTGGCCACCTGGGATATGACCTCAAGAACGAAGTATTTCATGGAATGACTTCCGGAAATGCCGACGGCTTACAATTGCCCGACCTGTTCTTTTTCAGGCCGGAAACTGTCTTATTGCTGAAAGGAAAGGAAGTCAGTATTGGAGGATGGAACATGGATCAGGAGGCAGCAGCAACGATATTTGACGCCGTGCAGCACACTGAAGTGCACACGGTGACCAAGGCTGTGTCTAATACTGAGATTACGGCACACATGGATCGTGAACAGTATATAAATTCAGTACGTGCCCTGCAGGAACATATCCATAGAGGAGATTGTTATGAAGTGAATTTTTGCAGAGAGAATTTTATCCGCGATACAGATGCTGCACCCATTGAACTGTTCAAACGACTGAACCAACTTTCTCCCGCCCCATTTTCGGCTTATTATCACTTTGACGATCAATACCTGGTTTGCTCAAGTCCGGAGCGTTTTCTCCAGAAAAAAGGCCCTTTACTCATCTCTCAGCCTATCAAAGGCACCATTAAAAGAGATGGCGATGTGCTAAAAGATAAAGAGCGCAGACTGGAATTACTGCATAACAGCAAGGAACGGGCAGAAAATGTAATGGTGGTAGACCTGGTGCGGAATGACCTCTCGCATACTGCGCTGCAAGGTACTGTGCAGGTAGCAGAACTCTTTGGTATTTACTCATTTGCGCAGGTACACCACATGATATCGACGGTTACGGCTATGCCTGACCCGAACCTGCCACTCACGGAACCCATCAGACAGGCGTTCCCCATGGGCTCTATGACTGGAGCACCTAAAAAACGTGTACTGGAACTGATTGAGGAATATGAACAATCAAAGAGAGGATTGTACTCCGGTGCAGTGGGATATATTACCCCGGATGGGGATTTTGATTTCAATGTAGTGATCAGGAGTATCCTGTACAATGCAGGAAACAGATACCTGTCCTTTCAGACAGGATCTGCCATAACTTATTATGCCAGTGCGGAACAGGAATGGGAAGAATGCCTGCTCAAAGCTGCTG